The Deinococcus humi genome has a segment encoding these proteins:
- a CDS encoding ABC transporter permease, translating to MDGLFAQLITAAFLATFIRSLVPLLLTALGGLFSERSGVVNIALDGLIIFGALGGAVTTLLLQPTLGAAAPWAGWLGGALVGGLIAWVHAVISIKYRADQVISGTAINLLATGVPPVILTALYNSSTESPKVANALPLWGVGELRFSPPVYFAFLAVAMTWYVLYRTPFGLRLRATGEQPGAAASMGINVRRMRYTAVILSGVLAGTAGVFLSIGNLDSYVRNISAGGGFIALAALIFGQWKPLGVLGATVLFGFLQALSIALGGGDLLPPTLVQALPYLITILALIFTGRSRAPKALGRPYDG from the coding sequence CCACTGCTGTTGACCGCGCTGGGCGGGCTGTTCAGCGAGCGCAGCGGCGTGGTGAACATCGCGCTGGATGGGCTGATTATCTTCGGAGCACTGGGAGGGGCAGTCACGACCCTGCTGCTGCAACCCACGCTGGGAGCCGCCGCACCATGGGCTGGCTGGCTGGGCGGGGCGCTGGTCGGCGGGCTGATCGCGTGGGTTCACGCCGTTATCAGCATCAAGTACCGTGCCGATCAGGTCATCAGCGGCACGGCCATCAATCTGCTGGCCACTGGGGTGCCGCCCGTGATCCTGACCGCGCTGTACAACAGCTCTACCGAGAGCCCCAAGGTCGCCAACGCGCTGCCCCTGTGGGGCGTGGGCGAACTCCGCTTCTCCCCCCCGGTGTACTTCGCTTTCCTGGCGGTGGCGATGACCTGGTACGTGCTGTACCGCACGCCCTTCGGCCTGCGTCTGCGCGCCACCGGGGAGCAGCCTGGCGCGGCGGCCAGCATGGGCATCAACGTGCGGCGCATGCGCTACACCGCCGTGATCCTGTCCGGCGTGCTGGCCGGGACCGCAGGGGTGTTTCTGAGCATCGGCAACCTGGACTCCTACGTCCGCAACATCAGTGCGGGGGGCGGCTTCATCGCGCTGGCCGCGCTGATCTTCGGGCAGTGGAAACCGCTGGGTGTGCTGGGCGCCACCGTGCTGTTCGGCTTCCTGCAGGCGCTGTCTATCGCGCTGGGCGGGGGCGACCTGCTGCCGCCGACACTGGTGCAGGCCCTGCCGTACCTGATCACCATTCTGGCGCTGATCTTCACCGGACGCAGCCGCGCGCCCAAAGCGCTGGGCAGGCCGTATGACGGATGA
- a CDS encoding helix-turn-helix domain-containing protein: MTFGAALRSAREAQGLTLRELAQTTAIRRDYLQALEDGQLGGLPESTFARAYLRTYARELGLDPAPLLADFDRLIRPPAPEPEVTAPPQPAQEDVATLGPVRIALIAVLLVLLLAVGALLIRRSAPAALTPNAPTTQTTPPVQPQTPQSSALPPAVPKPVAPQGTVHLNVKSVPDGAMVYLDNRNLGRTPVQSFPVDPRSRAELRVEAAGRTPLKQTIDLGQSRNLRATLPPIGGETSVLTDLNTGVQTLTPLPPAPPPTTSAPAGAGGVAVRYVGQSWARVTDRGGRVLYEGVPAKGSVQNYPAGVSIRAGNAGAVRVTVGSGPEQAMGEAGQVLTRQY, translated from the coding sequence ATGACGTTCGGCGCGGCCCTGCGCAGCGCGCGGGAGGCACAGGGCCTGACCCTGCGCGAGCTGGCCCAGACCACTGCCATTCGCCGCGACTACCTGCAGGCGTTGGAAGATGGTCAGCTCGGCGGCTTGCCCGAATCCACCTTCGCCCGCGCCTACCTGCGCACTTACGCCCGCGAACTGGGACTGGACCCCGCACCGCTGCTGGCCGACTTTGACCGCCTGATCCGGCCCCCCGCACCTGAACCGGAGGTCACGGCACCCCCGCAGCCAGCCCAGGAGGACGTTGCCACGCTGGGGCCAGTCCGGATTGCCCTGATTGCCGTCCTGCTGGTCCTGCTGCTGGCCGTGGGCGCGTTGCTGATCCGCCGCTCAGCCCCAGCGGCGCTCACGCCTAACGCTCCCACCACCCAGACCACCCCACCAGTCCAGCCTCAGACGCCCCAGTCCTCAGCACTGCCACCTGCCGTTCCCAAGCCAGTCGCCCCGCAGGGTACCGTGCACCTGAACGTCAAGAGCGTGCCGGACGGTGCGATGGTGTACCTCGACAACCGCAACCTGGGCCGGACCCCGGTGCAGTCTTTCCCGGTGGACCCACGCAGCCGGGCGGAGTTGCGCGTGGAGGCAGCGGGGCGCACCCCCCTGAAGCAGACCATTGACCTGGGCCAGAGCCGCAACCTGCGCGCCACGTTGCCGCCGATTGGGGGCGAGACCAGTGTCCTGACAGACCTGAACACCGGGGTCCAGACGCTGACGCCGCTGCCCCCAGCCCCTCCACCAACCACGTCCGCCCCTGCTGGCGCTGGCGGGGTGGCCGTCCGCTACGTGGGCCAGTCCTGGGCCCGCGTGACCGACCGGGGAGGCCGCGTGCTGTACGAAGGCGTCCCGGCGAAGGGAAGCGTCCAGAATTACCCGGCGGGCGTGAGCATCCGCGCCGGCAACGCGGGGGCGGTGCGGGTGACTGTGGGAAGCGGCCCCGAGCAGGCCATGGGCGAGGCTGGACAGGTGCTGACCCGGCAGTACTAG
- the dnaG gene encoding DNA primase encodes MGTKEDVRSRLNIAEVVGEYVRLTPAGKGRMKGLCPFHNEKSPSFQVDTEQGYFYCFGCKAGGDVFSFVQRSENLSFGDALRKLAERVGIQVEAKYGERSNRDLYDVNAFALAYFREHLPGPALDYLRRRGLTDETIAAFELGYAPDSWDGLLKHARTKGLSERQLLEAGLLTENAENGRVYDRFRGRVMFPIRDHLGRLVGFGGRVLDDSKPKYLNTPETDAFHKGEVLYGLDKARSGLGKAENGDAELIVVEGYMDVITMQQHGFTGAVASLGTALTAEHATLLERLGTRSISLMFDRDEAGLKAMLKGLDQVLGAKFRVRATSVPSGKDPADALLAGDEAGIRQALAQGVDEVQYRVQAAIETHGTATAEGKRRILMELLPRMQNLDPLDEIAEGVRAAACETLGIKPEALLEWIGSKAKRRTLTDTHLAGMSAGRGEEENELKLLRQLLIDPSLLAKLDGSTPWRNESVRKVMLAVQGAVSSEAILDVFRGQPEEQLLIRLLFEGRDSGGLSRATNEQYDQKVNAYAAAAVDDIQATLSIDAMRAEIGLLKKQVAEAAPAEQLGLLKQIQELQRAVEAEKRGRRGIA; translated from the coding sequence TTGGGAACCAAGGAGGACGTTCGTTCGCGGCTGAACATCGCGGAAGTCGTCGGTGAATACGTGCGCCTCACCCCCGCCGGGAAGGGCAGGATGAAGGGGCTGTGTCCGTTCCACAACGAGAAGAGCCCCAGTTTTCAGGTGGACACCGAGCAGGGCTACTTCTACTGCTTTGGCTGCAAGGCAGGCGGCGACGTGTTCAGCTTCGTGCAGCGCAGCGAGAACCTGAGCTTCGGCGACGCCCTGCGTAAACTGGCCGAGCGGGTGGGCATTCAGGTGGAGGCCAAGTACGGGGAGCGCAGCAACCGCGATCTGTACGACGTGAACGCCTTCGCCCTGGCATATTTCCGCGAACACCTGCCAGGGCCGGCACTGGACTATCTCCGGCGCCGCGGGTTGACCGACGAAACCATCGCCGCCTTCGAGCTGGGCTACGCTCCCGACAGCTGGGACGGCCTGCTGAAGCACGCGCGCACCAAGGGCCTGAGCGAGCGGCAGCTGCTGGAGGCGGGCCTGCTGACCGAGAACGCCGAGAATGGACGCGTCTATGACCGCTTCCGGGGCCGCGTCATGTTCCCGATCCGCGATCACCTGGGTCGGCTGGTCGGTTTCGGCGGGCGCGTGCTGGACGACAGCAAGCCCAAGTACCTGAACACCCCCGAGACCGACGCCTTCCACAAGGGCGAGGTGCTGTACGGGCTGGACAAGGCGCGCAGCGGGCTGGGCAAGGCGGAGAATGGGGACGCCGAACTGATCGTGGTGGAAGGGTACATGGACGTGATCACCATGCAGCAGCACGGCTTTACCGGGGCCGTCGCCAGCCTGGGCACCGCCCTGACCGCCGAGCACGCCACGCTGCTGGAGCGGCTGGGCACGCGCAGCATCTCGCTGATGTTCGACCGCGACGAGGCCGGGCTGAAGGCCATGCTCAAGGGGCTCGATCAGGTGCTGGGCGCGAAGTTCCGGGTGCGGGCCACCTCGGTGCCCAGCGGCAAGGACCCGGCCGACGCGCTGCTGGCCGGGGACGAAGCGGGCATTCGCCAGGCCCTGGCCCAGGGCGTGGATGAGGTGCAGTACCGCGTGCAGGCCGCCATCGAGACGCACGGCACCGCCACAGCGGAGGGCAAGAGGCGCATTCTGATGGAACTGCTGCCGCGCATGCAGAACCTTGATCCCCTGGACGAGATCGCCGAGGGCGTGCGCGCAGCGGCCTGCGAGACGCTGGGCATCAAACCCGAGGCGCTGCTGGAGTGGATCGGCTCGAAGGCCAAACGGCGCACCCTGACTGACACCCACCTCGCGGGGATGAGCGCCGGGCGCGGTGAGGAGGAAAACGAGCTGAAGCTGCTGCGGCAACTGCTGATCGATCCCAGCCTGCTGGCCAAGCTGGACGGCAGTACGCCCTGGCGCAACGAATCGGTGCGCAAGGTGATGCTGGCCGTGCAGGGGGCCGTCAGCTCCGAAGCGATTCTGGACGTGTTCCGCGGCCAGCCCGAGGAGCAGCTGCTGATCCGCCTCCTGTTCGAGGGCCGCGATTCCGGCGGCCTGTCGCGCGCCACCAACGAGCAGTACGATCAGAAAGTCAACGCCTACGCCGCCGCCGCCGTGGACGACATTCAGGCCACCCTGAGCATTGACGCCATGCGCGCCGAGATCGGCCTGTTGAAAAAACAGGTGGCTGAGGCTGCCCCCGCGGAGCAACTGGGCCTCCTGAAGCAGATTCAGGAATTGCAGCGCGCCGTGGAAGCCGAGAAGCGGGGACGGCGCGGCATCGCGTAG
- a CDS encoding citrate/2-methylcitrate synthase translates to MTEIAKGLAGVKFTESKLTFINGEEGILLHLGIPIQEWAENSTFEELSLALLEGKLPTASELAAFDAHLKENRAIPQQLQQVIHDMPRGINPMQALRTAVSYLGLLDPQSEDITPEARRAITVRMIAQFSTIIAAISRTQEGHDMVAPRMDLTHAGNFLYMLTGQEPTAEQSRLFDIALVLHVDHAMNASTFTAIATSSTLSDMYSCITSAIGALKGPLHGGANEAVMDMLDEVGTPDRAADYISKKLDSKEKIMGVGHRVYKNFDPRSRVLRDYAEHVANKEGKSNYYQILETIEKTVVDRLGDKGIYPNVDFYSGTVYSDLGIKKEFFTPIFALARISGWCASVIEYSQDNSLLRPSSVYTGEKDAHYVQIQDRK, encoded by the coding sequence ATGACTGAAATCGCCAAGGGCCTGGCAGGCGTTAAATTCACCGAGAGCAAGCTGACCTTCATCAACGGCGAAGAGGGCATCCTGCTTCACCTGGGCATTCCGATTCAGGAGTGGGCCGAGAACAGCACCTTCGAGGAACTGTCGCTCGCCCTGCTTGAAGGCAAGCTCCCCACGGCGAGCGAGCTGGCCGCATTCGACGCGCACCTCAAGGAAAACCGCGCCATTCCGCAGCAACTGCAGCAGGTCATCCACGACATGCCGCGCGGGATCAACCCCATGCAGGCGCTGCGCACCGCCGTGTCCTACCTGGGACTGCTTGATCCGCAGTCCGAGGACATCACCCCGGAGGCCCGCCGCGCCATCACGGTCCGCATGATCGCGCAGTTCAGCACGATCATCGCCGCCATCAGCCGCACGCAGGAAGGGCACGACATGGTCGCGCCGCGCATGGACCTGACCCACGCGGGCAACTTCCTCTACATGCTGACCGGCCAGGAGCCCACCGCCGAGCAGTCACGCCTGTTTGACATTGCCCTCGTGCTGCACGTCGATCATGCCATGAACGCCAGCACCTTCACGGCAATTGCCACCTCCAGCACCCTCAGCGACATGTACTCGTGCATCACTTCCGCTATCGGCGCGCTCAAGGGGCCGCTGCACGGCGGCGCGAACGAGGCCGTCATGGACATGCTGGATGAAGTGGGGACCCCTGACCGGGCCGCGGATTACATCAGCAAGAAGCTGGACAGCAAGGAAAAGATCATGGGCGTGGGCCACCGCGTCTACAAGAACTTCGATCCCCGCAGCCGCGTGCTGCGCGACTACGCCGAGCATGTGGCGAACAAGGAAGGCAAGAGCAACTACTACCAGATCCTCGAAACCATCGAGAAGACGGTGGTGGACCGCCTGGGCGACAAGGGCATCTATCCCAACGTGGATTTCTACAGCGGCACGGTGTACAGCGACCTGGGCATCAAGAAGGAGTTCTTCACCCCGATCTTCGCTCTGGCGCGCATCAGCGGTTGGTGCGCCAGCGTGATCGAGTACAGCCAGGACAACAGCCTCCTGCGTCCCAGCAGCGTCTACACCGGCGAGAAGGATGCGCATTACGTGCAGATTCAGGACCGCAAGTAA
- the tsaB gene encoding tRNA (adenosine(37)-N6)-threonylcarbamoyltransferase complex dimerization subunit type 1 TsaB, protein MTASPQVVLALDTATPWLTLGLRWGGGEVTFSREVGRAHAEELPAATRQLFGEADLPFRADLIIVGTGPGSYTGVRVGASYALGLGRVWSAPVRGVVTLEGLVRGDGPQAVSLDARKGNVYGAVYEVRRGAVEGVRHAAQKFSAEEFGALIDPLPWHQDDAPDGLALLEAGLRHGTEDWALAYL, encoded by the coding sequence ATGACCGCTTCTCCCCAAGTTGTTCTGGCCCTGGATACGGCCACCCCCTGGCTGACCCTGGGCCTGCGCTGGGGAGGGGGTGAGGTGACCTTTTCCAGAGAGGTCGGGCGGGCGCACGCCGAGGAATTGCCCGCCGCCACACGTCAGCTGTTCGGGGAGGCGGACCTTCCGTTTCGTGCTGACCTGATCATCGTCGGCACCGGCCCCGGTTCATATACCGGCGTGCGCGTGGGCGCGAGCTATGCGCTGGGACTGGGACGCGTGTGGAGCGCTCCGGTGCGCGGTGTCGTCACGCTGGAAGGATTGGTTCGCGGCGACGGCCCGCAGGCCGTATCGCTGGACGCCCGCAAGGGCAACGTCTACGGCGCGGTCTATGAGGTCAGGCGCGGCGCAGTGGAGGGGGTGCGCCACGCTGCTCAGAAATTCAGCGCGGAAGAGTTCGGGGCGCTGATTGACCCACTACCCTGGCATCAGGACGATGCGCCGGACGGTCTGGCATTGCTCGAAGCGGGGCTGAGGCACGGGACAGAGGACTGGGCGCTGGCCTATCTGTAA
- a CDS encoding oxidoreductase, with translation MTTIASPLAPRATALEVIQGIDLGGKTAVITGASSGIGVETARALLWAGASMILAVRDPAKGEKVAAELSSSTGNHKVQVIELDLGSLAQVREGAGRILAAAPAIHILINNAGIMATPKGRTPEGFELQFGTNHLGHFLLTDLLMPALLAAAPARVVALTSSGHRRSDIVWDDIQFESRPYDRWEAYGQSKTANALFAVGLTQQYGARGVTANAVHPGGIMTGLQKFVPLEEQRAMGWQNEAGELNPVFKTTEEGASTTVWAATSPQLQGVGGLFLEDLQESTPLDPQNPDPMFGHKPYTRDSGSAARLWTLSESLVSGYR, from the coding sequence ATGACCACGATCGCCAGTCCGCTTGCGCCGCGCGCCACCGCCCTCGAAGTCATTCAAGGGATTGACCTGGGGGGTAAGACCGCTGTTATCACCGGGGCTTCTTCGGGCATTGGCGTCGAGACGGCCCGTGCCCTGCTATGGGCAGGGGCGTCTATGATCCTGGCCGTGCGTGATCCCGCCAAGGGGGAGAAAGTAGCCGCTGAACTGAGCAGCTCCACTGGCAACCATAAGGTTCAGGTGATCGAGCTGGACCTTGGCTCACTGGCCCAGGTGCGTGAGGGCGCAGGGCGGATTCTGGCGGCAGCGCCCGCGATCCACATCCTGATCAACAACGCGGGCATCATGGCCACCCCAAAGGGCCGGACGCCCGAGGGCTTCGAGTTGCAATTCGGCACCAATCACCTGGGCCATTTTCTGCTGACCGACCTGCTGATGCCCGCGCTGCTGGCCGCCGCGCCGGCCCGCGTGGTGGCCCTGACCAGCAGCGGCCACCGCCGCAGCGACATCGTCTGGGACGACATTCAATTTGAAAGCCGGCCCTATGACCGCTGGGAGGCCTACGGTCAGAGCAAGACCGCCAATGCCCTGTTCGCCGTAGGCCTGACGCAGCAGTACGGGGCACGGGGCGTCACGGCCAACGCCGTTCATCCCGGCGGCATCATGACCGGATTGCAGAAGTTTGTACCGCTAGAAGAACAACGCGCGATGGGCTGGCAGAACGAGGCGGGCGAGTTGAACCCGGTGTTCAAGACCACGGAGGAGGGGGCGTCTACCACGGTCTGGGCTGCCACCTCGCCGCAACTGCAAGGGGTGGGCGGGCTGTTCCTTGAGGACCTTCAGGAGAGTACGCCGCTGGACCCCCAGAACCCGGACCCTATGTTCGGTCACAAACCCTATACCCGCGATTCCGGGAGTGCCGCGCGGCTGTGGACCCTGAGTGAGTCCCTGGTCAGTGGTTACAGATAG
- a CDS encoding CBS domain-containing protein — protein sequence MATLKDIMTPDLTVVDPRATLKEVATLMKEQGIGNVLVMDGDTLTGILTDRDIVVRAVAYGHDFGTPASDYATGDVFTMTADTQVEEAAREMSHRQLRRLPVTQGSQVVGIVSLGDLAVRARTGADETALQGISQPTS from the coding sequence ATGGCCACCTTGAAAGACATCATGACTCCGGACCTGACCGTGGTGGACCCTCGCGCCACCCTCAAGGAAGTCGCCACGCTCATGAAGGAACAGGGCATCGGCAATGTGCTGGTCATGGACGGTGACACCTTGACCGGGATCCTCACGGACCGCGACATCGTGGTGCGCGCCGTAGCCTACGGGCACGATTTCGGCACCCCTGCCAGCGACTATGCCACCGGCGACGTGTTCACCATGACCGCCGACACGCAGGTGGAGGAAGCGGCGCGCGAGATGTCCCACCGTCAGTTGCGCCGCCTGCCCGTTACCCAGGGCAGCCAGGTGGTGGGCATCGTCAGCCTGGGCGATCTGGCCGTGCGGGCGCGGACTGGTGCAGACGAGACGGCCCTACAAGGCATCAGCCAGCCGACGAGCTGA
- a CDS encoding S8 family peptidase: protein MPLKKKSLMLGAALLLGGASLSSAGAAGLSPTLLERAKRGDQTKVGVIVRFQFGNDARGRAQLKNLRSQLNGRLNQLGSAAGFLASAIKSGQATSLWLDQSIFLPLTPVQARALSALPFVTDVFENFKVQIPKPQRAVALSASAAAAGEPWHLAKIGAPQAWAAGFKGQGIKIGHLDSGIDPNHPQLKGKIAAFAEFDAEGNRINSQPHDSADHGTHTAGLLVGDTVGVAPSARIISALVLPNNEGTFAEVIAGMQYVLDPDNNADTDDGADVVNMSLGIPGTYDEFIVPLENMLKANVVPVFAIGNFGPASSSTGSPGNLPDAIGVGAVDQNGNVASFSSRGPVAWTGRINGVFVKPDIAAPGVDITSSIPGDKYGAKSGSSQASPITAGAVAVMLSAKPGSTVDAIKNALYTSASNAGSKNNNVGFGLISLPGALGKLGVNVSAPAPAPKPTPAPAPAPTPTPTPTPTPTPTPAPTPTPTPAPKPTPAPTPTPTPPPVSTPKPTPAPTPTPPPTNKTPTGPAGYELCALEGQKCNFSGQRLAAFGTEGQYLTGTGTDGFNCTVAEWGRDPAPGKFKGCFIKPVPGASNPAPAPTPAPKPTPAPSADKPRVLLVDDDMGQGADVTNALRDALKSNALSGGAFVWNVQSQGAVPLSEMQKADIVVWASGEQYQNTITPADQNTLRQYLAGGGRLLVTGQDIGYDIGEGDFYRTILKSRLVADSSGTPKLVTSGAFGNTAYTLNAAGSAQNQVYPDVIADLGGSATVASWGTANANAGTINAQSIKADPNRGRASQKQQDPRGLVEELAGKIIGTALGQIFGNSGQQASQPTRGGRVSAQSAGENAGAIVANDAGRYRTVNIGFGLEGLTASSRNTLVKTAFDWLMR, encoded by the coding sequence ATGCCTCTGAAGAAAAAGAGCCTGATGCTGGGTGCGGCCCTGCTGCTGGGCGGCGCGTCCCTCTCCTCGGCGGGCGCGGCAGGCCTGTCGCCGACCCTGCTGGAACGGGCCAAGCGTGGCGACCAGACCAAGGTGGGTGTGATCGTGCGCTTTCAGTTCGGCAATGACGCGCGTGGTCGTGCCCAGCTCAAGAACCTGCGTTCGCAACTCAACGGGCGCCTCAACCAGCTCGGTTCGGCGGCGGGCTTTCTGGCCAGCGCGATCAAAAGCGGTCAGGCCACCTCACTGTGGCTCGATCAGAGCATCTTCCTGCCACTGACTCCGGTGCAGGCCCGCGCCCTGTCCGCGTTGCCCTTTGTGACCGACGTGTTCGAGAACTTCAAGGTGCAGATTCCCAAGCCGCAGAGGGCGGTGGCCCTGAGTGCATCGGCCGCCGCCGCCGGAGAGCCGTGGCACCTCGCCAAGATCGGCGCGCCCCAGGCCTGGGCCGCCGGGTTCAAGGGCCAGGGCATCAAGATCGGTCACCTCGACAGCGGCATTGATCCCAACCACCCACAGTTGAAAGGGAAGATCGCCGCTTTCGCCGAGTTTGATGCTGAGGGCAACCGCATCAACAGCCAGCCGCACGACAGTGCAGACCACGGGACCCACACCGCGGGTCTTCTGGTAGGCGATACGGTGGGGGTGGCACCCAGTGCCAGGATCATCAGCGCGCTGGTCCTGCCCAACAACGAAGGCACCTTCGCCGAGGTGATCGCCGGGATGCAGTACGTGCTGGACCCTGACAACAACGCCGACACCGACGACGGCGCGGACGTGGTGAACATGAGCCTGGGCATTCCCGGCACCTACGACGAGTTCATCGTGCCGCTCGAGAACATGCTCAAGGCGAACGTGGTCCCGGTGTTCGCCATCGGCAACTTCGGTCCAGCCTCCAGCAGCACCGGCAGCCCCGGCAACCTGCCCGACGCGATTGGGGTGGGCGCGGTGGACCAGAACGGCAACGTGGCGTCCTTCAGCAGCCGTGGGCCGGTGGCCTGGACCGGCAGGATCAACGGGGTCTTCGTCAAACCCGACATCGCCGCGCCGGGGGTGGACATCACCAGCTCCATTCCTGGGGACAAGTACGGGGCCAAGAGCGGCAGCTCGCAGGCCAGCCCCATCACGGCGGGCGCGGTGGCCGTGATGCTCTCGGCCAAGCCGGGCAGCACTGTGGACGCCATCAAGAACGCGCTGTACACCAGCGCCAGCAATGCCGGGTCCAAGAACAACAACGTCGGCTTCGGCCTGATCAGCCTGCCTGGAGCGTTGGGCAAGCTGGGTGTCAATGTGAGCGCTCCTGCCCCGGCCCCCAAGCCGACGCCCGCTCCCGCGCCAGCGCCCACCCCAACTCCGACACCAACACCCACCCCTACTCCAACTCCTGCGCCCACCCCTACCCCGACGCCCGCACCCAAGCCGACTCCTGCTCCTACGCCGACGCCCACTCCTCCCCCAGTCTCCACGCCCAAACCGACGCCTGCTCCCACTCCAACCCCTCCTCCCACCAACAAGACGCCTACCGGCCCGGCGGGCTATGAGCTGTGCGCACTGGAAGGCCAGAAGTGCAACTTCAGCGGACAGCGCCTGGCTGCATTCGGGACCGAGGGCCAGTACCTGACCGGCACCGGCACCGACGGCTTCAACTGCACGGTGGCCGAGTGGGGCCGTGATCCCGCTCCCGGCAAGTTCAAGGGCTGCTTTATCAAGCCGGTCCCCGGCGCCTCGAACCCGGCGCCCGCACCCACTCCGGCACCCAAGCCCACGCCAGCCCCCAGCGCAGACAAGCCCCGCGTGCTGCTGGTCGATGACGACATGGGCCAGGGGGCGGACGTGACGAACGCGCTGCGTGACGCTCTCAAGTCCAATGCCCTCAGCGGCGGAGCCTTTGTCTGGAACGTGCAGTCACAGGGTGCGGTGCCCCTGAGCGAGATGCAGAAGGCAGATATTGTGGTCTGGGCCAGCGGTGAGCAGTACCAGAACACCATTACCCCCGCTGACCAGAACACCCTGCGCCAGTACCTGGCCGGGGGTGGTCGGCTCCTGGTGACCGGTCAGGACATCGGTTACGACATTGGCGAGGGCGACTTCTACCGCACCATCCTCAAATCCCGTCTGGTGGCCGACAGTAGCGGCACCCCCAAGCTCGTGACCAGTGGAGCATTCGGCAATACCGCCTATACCCTGAACGCGGCCGGCAGCGCCCAGAATCAGGTTTACCCCGACGTGATCGCCGACCTGGGTGGCAGTGCCACCGTCGCCTCGTGGGGCACTGCCAACGCCAACGCCGGAACCATCAATGCCCAGAGCATCAAGGCTGATCCCAACCGGGGCCGCGCATCCCAGAAGCAGCAGGATCCGCGCGGGCTGGTTGAGGAACTTGCCGGCAAGATCATTGGCACCGCGCTGGGCCAGATCTTCGGCAACAGCGGCCAGCAGGCCAGCCAGCCCACGCGCGGCGGACGGGTCAGCGCCCAGAGCGCCGGTGAGAATGCCGGGGCCATCGTCGCCAATGACGCGGGCCGCTACCGCACCGTCAACATAGGTTTCGGTCTGGAAGGGCTGACCGCCAGCAGCCGCAACACGCTGGTCAAGACGGCCTTTGACTGGCTGATGCGCTAA
- the fba gene encoding class II fructose-1,6-bisphosphate aldolase, with protein sequence MLVTGNDILIPARAGKYGVGSFNTNNMEITQAIIHTAERLRSPVMVQMSEGAIKYGGQDLANIVKDLAHRATVPVALHLDHGSSYESALNAIRMGFTSVMIDASHHDFAGNVKETRRVVEAAHAMGISVESELGRLGGIEEHIVVDEKDAFLTDPEEAVQFIEQTGTDFLAIAIGTSHGAFKGKGRPYIDHARIEKIAGMTGIPLVAHGSSGVPQDIIERFRAAGGEIGDAAGIADEDLQRATQFGIAKVNVDTDLRLASTVGIREVLQATPKEFDPRKIFGRARDVMSQVIEHKMGVLGSVGKA encoded by the coding sequence ATGCTCGTCACCGGTAACGACATTCTGATTCCCGCCCGCGCTGGTAAGTACGGCGTCGGCTCGTTCAACACCAACAATATGGAGATCACGCAGGCGATCATCCACACCGCCGAGCGACTGCGCAGTCCGGTGATGGTGCAGATGAGCGAGGGAGCCATCAAGTACGGCGGACAGGATCTGGCGAACATCGTCAAGGATCTGGCCCACCGCGCAACAGTTCCGGTGGCCCTGCACCTCGATCACGGCAGCAGTTATGAATCTGCCCTGAATGCCATTCGCATGGGCTTTACCAGCGTGATGATCGACGCCTCGCACCACGACTTTGCAGGCAACGTCAAGGAAACCCGCCGGGTGGTGGAGGCCGCCCACGCCATGGGGATCAGCGTGGAGTCCGAGCTGGGCCGCCTGGGGGGCATTGAGGAACACATCGTCGTAGACGAGAAGGACGCTTTCCTGACCGATCCCGAGGAAGCGGTGCAGTTCATCGAGCAGACCGGCACCGACTTTCTGGCGATTGCCATCGGCACCAGCCACGGCGCGTTCAAGGGCAAGGGCCGCCCGTATATTGATCACGCACGCATCGAGAAGATCGCCGGCATGACCGGAATTCCCCTAGTGGCGCACGGCTCCAGTGGCGTTCCCCAAGACATCATCGAGCGTTTCCGCGCGGCGGGCGGCGAGATCGGCGACGCGGCAGGGATCGCCGACGAGGACCTGCAGCGCGCTACGCAGTTCGGCATCGCCAAGGTCAATGTGGACACCGATCTGCGTCTGGCGAGCACCGTGGGGATCCGCGAGGTCTTGCAAGCCACACCGAAAGAATTCGATCCGCGCAAGATTTTTGGCCGTGCCAGAGACGTGATGTCACAGGTGATCGAGCACAAGATGGGCGTGCTGGGCAGCGTCGGCAAGGCGTAA